The Polyangium mundeleinium genome contains the following window.
GTAGAGCCGGTCGAAGGCGACGTCGGAGACGGTGCGGCCCGCGGCGACCTCCGCGAGCAGGACCCTGCGCGCTTCGTTGCGGGAGGTCGAGCCGGACGCGCGCGACGTCACCCGAGCGTCCTTTCTACGAGACGTCGCTCGCGTCGCTCGCCCCCGTGGGGCGCGGAGACGGGGCCTTCGCCATGCGCGTTGCGCGTTTTTCGACCTTCGGCGGCGGGACCGGCTTCTTGCCGAACTGACGCTTGAACGCGAGGACGATGCAGACGACGCCGAGAAGCCCGCAGGCGAGCGCGGCCGCGATCTTCGCCCACTCCGGCGCCTTGATCCCGTACGCCATGCCGGCGACGTTGAAGAGCGCGAAGCCTCCCATGAGCAAGATCCACGGGTTCGGTTGATTCATGATCGTGGTGCTTCCTCAGGGGCTCGTCGCAGGCGCCCGAAGGTAAGACCCCCACGCGGGATTGTCTATACCTCGACCACGCGGAGGAGGACCTCCTCGGCCTCGGGCGACGCGTCGCCGCGCGCCGCCTCGGCGAGGATGTGCACGGAGGAGCCGTCCCGCGCGAGGATGTGCGAGCGGCCGTCGAAGTGGCTGTCGAAGATCCGGCCGAGGAGCTGCGCGGTCACGCCGTAGCGGACGGCACGGAGCGGGGTGCTTTCCATCTGCGACAAGAGGCCCTCGTCGAGCCATTGCTGTTTGCGGGTCGAATGTCCGTCCACTCCGCCGAAGGTCCACGGCGTCTCCCACGGCCAGAAATTCGCGGCGGGGTGGGCGATCACGCTGCACCCGTGCGCATCGTAATGGGAGAGCAGGGGGCAGAAGTCGGGCTCGCGGGCTGTGTGCGGGACGGCGAATCCGTCGTAACAGATGAGCGTGCCGACCTGGCCGAACGGCGTGGAGAACGGCATGAGCTCGCCGCGCCGGCCCGGCGAGAGGCCGAGCGTGTCCTCGACCGTAGGGACGAGGTTCACCTTGCGGGAGACGCCGACGT
Protein-coding sequences here:
- a CDS encoding nitrilase-related carbon-nitrogen hydrolase — its product is MKVELAACQVHVTPEDYASAEAFEAMLDRVGEKLANARTRLAHGAYEHPCLAVFPEMIGAFLPLAGRLDAVRGARSVDEALKKVAIRSPFRMASAMLRGKTARTSVGFLLAVAPDVQRLYRDAFARFARRYEAWTVAGSALLPRNAHGNLADSFSPAEGRVYNTSYTFNPAGRHVGVSRKVNLVPTVEDTLGLSPGRRGELMPFSTPFGQVGTLICYDGFAVPHTAREPDFCPLLSHYDAHGCSVIAHPAANFWPWETPWTFGGVDGHSTRKQQWLDEGLLSQMESTPLRAVRYGVTAQLLGRIFDSHFDGRSHILARDGSSVHILAEAARGDASPEAEEVLLRVVEV